The following are from one region of the Eubacterium sp. MSJ-33 genome:
- a CDS encoding MATE family efflux transporter, whose translation MEKNLTTGSVFKTILYFALPYLFSYFLQTLYGMADLFIIGQFAGTESTTAVANGSQVMHMLTVMIVGLAMGSTVMIGRAVGAKHKDEIAKTVGNSVTLFMGLSIVLTIVLLLLVRPIVLLIQTPSEAIEGSIRYLTICFIGIPFITAYNIIASIFRGMGDSKSPMYFIAIACAANIALDYMFMGVLHMGAAGAALGTTLAQTLSVIISLLMTKKKKLGIKLCKQDFIPSRAVLGEILKIGIPVAIQDGCIQIAFIIITVIANSRGLNDAAAVGIVEKVISALFIVPSSMLATVSALAAQNIGAGKHDRASKTLNYAILITFTYGIMVAIIGELITAGIVSIFTKDAAVVVLGSQYLRGYIVDCALAGIHFCFSGYFCAYGKSYIGFIHNMIAIICLRVPGSYLASKFFADTLFPMGLAAPAGSMLSVIICVGAFVWMKKHGRLGDSQIQDAA comes from the coding sequence ATGGAAAAAAATCTGACAACCGGAAGCGTGTTCAAGACGATTTTATATTTTGCGCTTCCATATCTGTTCTCTTACTTTTTACAGACATTATATGGTATGGCGGATCTGTTCATCATCGGGCAGTTTGCCGGAACGGAAAGCACGACCGCTGTCGCAAACGGCAGTCAGGTCATGCACATGCTGACCGTCATGATCGTCGGTCTGGCGATGGGTTCTACCGTCATGATCGGGCGCGCCGTCGGTGCTAAGCATAAGGATGAAATTGCAAAAACAGTTGGAAACTCCGTAACCTTATTCATGGGACTTTCCATCGTATTGACGATTGTTCTGTTGCTGCTTGTACGACCGATCGTGTTACTGATTCAGACACCGTCCGAAGCAATCGAGGGTTCGATCCGGTACCTGACAATCTGCTTTATCGGAATTCCGTTTATTACAGCTTATAATATCATCGCTTCCATCTTCCGTGGTATGGGTGATTCGAAAAGTCCAATGTATTTTATCGCGATTGCCTGCGCGGCAAATATCGCGCTCGACTATATGTTTATGGGAGTTCTCCATATGGGTGCTGCCGGAGCCGCACTTGGCACGACACTCGCTCAGACGTTAAGTGTTATTATCTCATTGCTCATGACAAAGAAAAAGAAGCTTGGCATCAAGCTTTGCAAACAGGATTTCATCCCAAGCCGTGCTGTGCTCGGCGAGATCTTAAAAATCGGTATCCCAGTTGCGATTCAGGATGGCTGTATCCAGATTGCATTTATCATTATCACGGTTATCGCAAACAGCCGTGGCTTAAATGATGCCGCCGCTGTCGGTATCGTCGAGAAGGTGATCAGTGCCCTCTTCATCGTGCCATCTTCGATGCTTGCAACCGTCTCTGCACTTGCCGCACAAAATATCGGTGCCGGCAAGCATGACCGTGCATCGAAGACGCTGAACTATGCCATCTTGATTACATTTACCTATGGGATAATGGTTGCAATCATCGGGGAACTGATTACCGCAGGTATCGTCAGTATCTTCACGAAGGACGCCGCGGTTGTTGTGCTTGGCTCACAATACCTGCGTGGCTATATCGTCGACTGTGCATTAGCCGGTATCCATTTCTGTTTCAGCGGATACTTCTGTGCATACGGCAAATCCTACATCGGATTCATCCACAATATGATTGCGATCATCTGCCTGCGTGTACCGGGTTCGTATCTCGCCTCGAAGTTCTTCGCAGATACCCTGTTCCCGATGGGGCTTGCGGCTCCTGCCGGATCCATGCTTTCGGTTATTATCTGCGTGGGTGCATTTGTATGGATGAAGAAACACGGGCGCCTTGGAGACAGTCAGATACAAGATGCAGCCTAG
- a CDS encoding transporter substrate-binding domain-containing protein, translated as MKLKKLVAITLSAVMCMAALTGCGGKSDSAKKTAKVIEVDLTDEQYAFGVDKDQPDLLKEVNQFVADMKSDGTFDEICNRYFGDGTPVPVKSAAYDESKDQLVVATNAAFEPFEYMDGENYVGIDMEIAKALADKLGKELVIQNMDFDAVCLSVGQHKCDVAMAGLTIKPDREEYVAFSDPYYSASQKLITLSTDTEFDDCKTADDVNKILEAKGSDLKIGFQNGTTGQFYCEGDDDWGFPGLKMESKGYKNGSLAVQDLLNGNINYVIIDSAPAESITSSINKMQ; from the coding sequence ATGAAACTTAAGAAGTTAGTAGCAATTACATTGTCCGCAGTTATGTGCATGGCAGCACTGACAGGATGTGGTGGAAAGAGCGATTCTGCAAAGAAAACTGCCAAGGTTATCGAAGTAGATCTGACTGACGAGCAGTATGCGTTCGGCGTAGATAAGGACCAGCCAGATTTATTAAAGGAAGTAAATCAGTTCGTTGCAGATATGAAGTCTGACGGAACATTTGATGAGATCTGCAACCGTTATTTTGGTGATGGTACTCCGGTACCTGTGAAGTCTGCTGCTTATGACGAGAGCAAGGATCAGTTAGTAGTAGCAACAAACGCAGCATTTGAGCCATTTGAGTACATGGATGGCGAGAACTATGTTGGTATTGATATGGAGATCGCAAAGGCACTTGCTGATAAGCTTGGCAAGGAGCTTGTAATCCAGAACATGGATTTCGATGCTGTATGTCTCTCTGTTGGTCAGCACAAGTGTGACGTTGCCATGGCAGGTCTTACAATCAAGCCGGACCGTGAGGAGTATGTAGCATTCTCTGATCCATATTACAGCGCATCACAGAAGCTTATCACATTGTCTACAGATACAGAGTTCGATGATTGCAAGACAGCCGATGACGTAAACAAGATTCTTGAGGCAAAGGGCTCCGATTTAAAGATCGGTTTCCAGAACGGTACAACCGGTCAGTTCTACTGTGAAGGTGATGATGATTGGGGATTCCCGGGACTGAAGATGGAGTCTAAGGGTTACAAGAATGGTTCCCTTGCAGTACAGGATCTGTTAAATGGAAACATCAATTACGTAATCATCGATTCCGCTCCTGCTGAGAGCATTACATCATCTATCAATAAGATGCAGTAA
- a CDS encoding amino acid ABC transporter permease yields the protein MGDIGTKIDKFIEIFINNRGYVKVLEGLKNTLVIAIIGLIIGVVIGTLIATVRVIPKYKRLPRVLDAICRFYVGLFRGTPMVVQLLVFYYVLLPLMDAHMTGVQVSMMVFGLNSGAYISEIMRSGILSVDPGQMEGGRAMGLSFATTMRKIVIPQAVKNILPTLGNEFISLIKETSVVSFVGASDLYVAFNFIGSNSYEFMIPYLVMAIIYIVLVLLISFGIKMMERSLRKSDRSH from the coding sequence ATGGGAGATATAGGAACTAAAATAGACAAATTCATAGAAATATTCATTAATAACCGTGGGTATGTAAAAGTATTAGAGGGTTTGAAGAATACGCTGGTGATTGCCATCATCGGTCTCATTATCGGTGTTGTGATCGGTACATTGATCGCGACAGTACGTGTGATTCCGAAGTATAAGCGTCTGCCGCGTGTCTTGGATGCCATCTGCCGGTTTTACGTCGGATTGTTCCGTGGAACTCCTATGGTTGTACAGCTGTTGGTATTTTATTATGTATTGCTGCCTCTGATGGATGCACATATGACAGGCGTGCAGGTATCAATGATGGTATTCGGCTTAAACAGTGGTGCATACATCTCCGAGATCATGCGAAGTGGTATCCTCTCCGTAGATCCGGGACAGATGGAAGGTGGACGTGCGATGGGCTTGAGCTTTGCGACAACGATGCGCAAGATCGTCATTCCGCAGGCAGTCAAGAATATCCTGCCAACACTTGGAAATGAATTTATATCGTTGATCAAGGAAACTTCCGTAGTCAGCTTTGTAGGTGCCTCAGATCTGTATGTGGCATTCAACTTTATCGGAAGCAACAGCTACGAGTTCATGATTCCATATCTGGTTATGGCAATCATTTACATCGTACTTGTACTGCTTATAAGTTTTGGAATTAAAATGATGGAAAGGAGCCTGAGAAAGAGTGATAGAAGTCATTGA
- a CDS encoding amino acid ABC transporter ATP-binding protein: protein MIEVIDLEKHFGDNEVLKGINVTVDKGDIMVVIGPSGSGKSTFLRCLNCMEDPTGGQIIFNGVDIADPKVDINIHRRRMGMVFQHFNLYNNKTVIQNIMLAPVYVQCQDLKKAKRHNRFLPITNLFRKEKQEKIEITTTKAKIVAEAKEKAEDLLKRIGLLDKADVYPSTLSGGQKQRVAIVRALAMNPDVILFDEPTSALDPEMVGEVLDLMKAVAKDGMTMIIVTHEMGFAKEVANKVLFIDDGQILESGTPEEFFGNPKNPRLKEFLSKVLS, encoded by the coding sequence GTGATAGAAGTCATTGATCTTGAAAAACATTTTGGTGACAATGAAGTCTTGAAAGGCATCAACGTCACTGTGGACAAGGGCGACATTATGGTTGTCATCGGTCCTTCCGGCTCCGGTAAGAGTACATTTTTGCGCTGCCTGAACTGTATGGAAGATCCAACAGGCGGACAGATTATCTTCAATGGTGTCGATATTGCAGATCCAAAGGTCGATATCAATATCCACCGCCGCCGTATGGGAATGGTGTTCCAGCATTTTAATCTGTACAATAACAAGACAGTCATCCAGAACATCATGCTTGCACCGGTCTATGTACAGTGCCAGGATCTGAAGAAGGCGAAACGCCACAACCGGTTCCTGCCGATCACAAACCTGTTCCGCAAGGAAAAACAGGAGAAAATTGAAATCACAACAACCAAGGCAAAGATCGTAGCGGAAGCAAAAGAAAAAGCAGAAGATCTGCTGAAGAGAATCGGACTGTTAGACAAGGCAGACGTATATCCGTCTACACTTTCCGGCGGACAGAAGCAGCGTGTGGCAATCGTGCGTGCACTTGCAATGAATCCGGATGTGATCCTGTTCGATGAGCCAACCTCCGCACTTGATCCGGAGATGGTAGGCGAGGTATTGGATTTGATGAAGGCAGTTGCGAAGGACGGCATGACGATGATTATCGTTACCCACGAGATGGGATTTGCAAAGGAAGTTGCAAACAAAGTCTTATTCATCGACGACGGTCAGATCTTGGAGTCCGGCACACCGGAAGAGTTCTTCGGCAATCCAAAGAATCCGAGACTCAAAGAATTCCTGTCGAAGGTGTTGTCGTAA
- a CDS encoding response regulator transcription factor yields MYQILLVEDDKSIREVIADYIDEKGKDTMRLTLAEDGKACEGALERQTFDLILLDVMLPDTDGFTLCRMIRKKNMVPIVFLTAKGSEEDILWGYGLGCDDYIVKPFSLATLYVKMLAILRRTKKENLKMILTCGKIRLDKERCQVFVKDEEIKLQNKQYEILRFLLGHKNVVWSRDALLNHIWGYDYIGVDRVVDNQIKKLRKALGEEGKRIQTVVGRGYKISDV; encoded by the coding sequence ATGTACCAGATACTTTTAGTGGAGGACGACAAATCCATACGGGAGGTCATCGCCGACTACATCGACGAGAAGGGAAAAGATACGATGCGCCTGACACTCGCCGAGGACGGAAAAGCCTGTGAGGGCGCACTCGAACGCCAGACATTTGACCTGATCCTGCTCGATGTGATGCTTCCGGATACCGATGGGTTTACGCTCTGCAGGATGATACGAAAAAAGAATATGGTTCCGATCGTCTTTCTGACCGCAAAGGGAAGTGAGGAAGATATTCTCTGGGGCTACGGACTTGGCTGCGACGATTATATCGTGAAACCATTTTCGCTGGCGACACTCTATGTGAAGATGCTGGCGATTCTCCGGCGTACCAAAAAAGAAAATCTGAAAATGATACTTACTTGCGGGAAAATCCGTCTGGATAAGGAGCGCTGTCAGGTGTTTGTGAAAGACGAGGAGATAAAACTGCAGAATAAGCAATATGAGATTCTGCGGTTCCTGCTGGGACATAAAAATGTTGTATGGTCGAGGGATGCCCTGCTAAATCACATCTGGGGCTATGATTACATCGGCGTCGACCGCGTGGTGGACAACCAGATCAAGAAGCTTCGAAAAGCACTTGGAGAGGAAGGAAAACGGATTCAGACGGTGGTAGGCAGGGGATATAAAATATCGGACGTGTAG
- a CDS encoding sensor histidine kinase: MKFSILPDFAARKKERVVRRQKRTQRKEIRQGRKNYRYLKRKKFWQVWLERFVLVFLILGMGGAWYFRTVVQDTEDNAEFEMDQSQEIIQTYIQRRYEELTAMGMKPGKEFDDQMGAYMYRMIPSRLMGAYGVSAAAAAIYNENGELLTDSSPRFYLYCDRYEPVGDEKDHTINLYQSYYTCAQELSDEFLQDYNDYFLYGNIENGERMEFGELYVDEEKRQFYFSTVSCLEQGEVVKTYDFTPEHVEGMEKVQETYDYWTREGTRWYPVLGIRSAEISELLQFAYDVYDDYKDDKQLKGAGVTAERGYFAKTYAQYNVIEIGDQSNGNPEYTVVFAYNYDFFQANRGFVEKFVICFILAILIISFLWSRFTYVRLKARYELEDYQRNLTNAMAHDLKSPLMILSGMAENLKENVHTEKREYYAEEMLKNIADMNRMIEQSLGFSKLSQTGRVGRKIEVDMRAQTDALIGKYKELAESRGQHISVTGEGQMRGNEAMLRQMIDNLLQNAILHGEEDGQIEINIGNGTYRIRNTYTGSLTTEDAKKLLKPYAKEEDRKRTGGHGLGLSIVHEIVKLHGGKLELNVEDAVFEVSVRL, translated from the coding sequence ATGAAGTTTTCGATATTACCGGATTTTGCAGCACGAAAAAAAGAGCGGGTGGTGCGCAGGCAGAAGCGTACACAGCGAAAAGAGATACGGCAAGGCCGGAAGAACTACCGGTATCTGAAGCGGAAGAAGTTCTGGCAGGTGTGGCTGGAGCGGTTTGTCCTTGTGTTTCTGATTCTTGGAATGGGTGGTGCATGGTATTTTAGAACCGTGGTGCAGGATACAGAGGATAATGCGGAATTTGAGATGGATCAAAGTCAGGAAATCATACAGACTTACATCCAAAGGCGGTATGAAGAACTGACTGCGATGGGAATGAAGCCCGGAAAAGAGTTCGACGATCAGATGGGTGCGTATATGTACCGTATGATCCCGAGCAGATTGATGGGCGCGTATGGCGTATCTGCAGCGGCAGCGGCAATCTATAATGAAAATGGAGAACTCCTAACCGACAGCAGTCCACGGTTTTATCTGTACTGTGACCGGTATGAGCCGGTGGGAGACGAGAAAGATCATACGATAAATCTATACCAGTCTTATTATACATGTGCACAGGAACTGTCGGATGAATTCCTTCAGGATTATAACGACTATTTTCTCTATGGGAATATCGAAAATGGAGAGCGGATGGAATTCGGAGAACTATATGTAGATGAAGAGAAACGACAGTTTTATTTCAGTACCGTTTCCTGTTTAGAGCAAGGGGAAGTAGTGAAAACCTATGATTTCACACCGGAGCATGTAGAGGGTATGGAAAAAGTACAGGAAACATATGACTACTGGACGAGAGAAGGAACACGCTGGTACCCGGTTCTTGGAATACGGTCGGCAGAGATTTCGGAGCTTCTGCAGTTTGCATACGATGTGTATGATGATTACAAGGATGACAAACAGTTAAAAGGTGCCGGTGTGACAGCGGAACGGGGATACTTCGCAAAGACATATGCACAATATAATGTGATAGAAATCGGTGATCAAAGTAATGGAAATCCGGAATATACGGTTGTGTTCGCGTATAACTATGATTTCTTTCAGGCAAATCGTGGCTTTGTGGAGAAGTTCGTAATCTGTTTCATCCTTGCAATCCTGATCATCAGCTTTCTATGGTCGCGGTTTACCTACGTGCGGCTTAAGGCAAGGTATGAGCTTGAAGATTATCAGAGAAATCTGACAAATGCAATGGCGCATGATCTGAAAAGTCCATTGATGATCCTTTCCGGCATGGCAGAGAATCTGAAAGAAAATGTACATACGGAAAAACGGGAATATTACGCAGAGGAAATGCTGAAAAACATTGCGGACATGAACCGTATGATCGAGCAGTCTCTTGGATTCTCGAAGCTTAGCCAGACAGGCAGGGTTGGCAGGAAGATAGAGGTTGATATGCGTGCACAGACGGATGCATTGATCGGAAAATACAAGGAGCTTGCTGAGTCACGAGGACAGCATATTTCCGTGACAGGCGAGGGGCAGATGCGCGGAAATGAGGCGATGCTCCGGCAGATGATCGATAATCTGCTGCAAAATGCCATCCTGCACGGAGAAGAAGATGGACAGATTGAGATCAACATTGGAAACGGTACATACCGGATTCGAAACACATACACGGGCTCCCTTACGACGGAGGATGCGAAGAAGCTTCTAAAACCATATGCCAAGGAGGAAGACCGGAAACGGACAGGCGGACATGGGCTGGGACTATCCATTGTGCATGAGATCGTGAAGCTGCATGGAGGAAAGCTGGAGCTGAACGTGGAGGATGCGGTATTTGAGGTAAGTGTCAGGCTGTAA
- a CDS encoding ABC transporter ATP-binding protein, with protein sequence MSDTGKKTIVEFQDVVKTYGEGEALQYANNHVSFTIEEGEFVVILGQSGAGKSTVLNMLGGMDLPTSGKVLIDGEEVSAMNDKQLSDFRARKIGFIFQFYNLIPSLTVRENVALTKSIVKDAADPDQMLSAVGLADHKDKFPSQLSGGEQQRVSIARALSKKPRIILGDEPTGALDSETGVIVLSLLQKQSREGKNTVILVTHNADIAKCADKVIRMKNGKIREVITNEHPLAVEEVEW encoded by the coding sequence ATGAGTGACACAGGGAAAAAGACGATCGTTGAATTTCAGGATGTCGTAAAAACCTATGGAGAGGGCGAGGCACTGCAGTATGCCAACAACCATGTGAGCTTTACGATCGAGGAAGGCGAGTTTGTAGTCATTCTCGGTCAGTCCGGTGCCGGAAAATCCACCGTGTTAAATATGCTTGGCGGCATGGATCTGCCGACATCGGGAAAGGTTCTGATCGATGGGGAGGAAGTATCCGCCATGAACGATAAACAGCTGTCGGATTTCCGGGCACGCAAGATCGGATTTATCTTTCAGTTTTATAATCTGATTCCAAGCCTGACGGTACGGGAGAATGTTGCACTGACAAAGAGCATCGTAAAGGATGCCGCGGATCCGGATCAGATGCTTTCCGCGGTTGGACTTGCCGATCATAAAGATAAGTTCCCTTCCCAGTTATCGGGTGGCGAACAGCAGCGTGTCTCTATCGCGCGGGCACTTTCCAAGAAGCCGCGTATTATCCTTGGAGATGAGCCGACCGGTGCGTTGGATTCCGAAACCGGTGTGATCGTCTTGTCGTTATTGCAGAAGCAGAGCCGCGAGGGAAAGAATACGGTTATTCTCGTAACGCACAATGCAGATATCGCAAAATGCGCCGATAAAGTGATCCGTATGAAGAACGGAAAGATTCGGGAAGTGATTACGAACGAACACCCACTTGCAGTTGAGGAGGTGGAGTGGTAA
- a CDS encoding ABC transporter permease, which yields MLFRKMLRELKSNFGSFFSVFVLAVIAMMMFIMMEGHVVSQNAARSKYHDACNLSDIWMYGEGFSSEDLETVRNLDFVKQAQLRMQVTASAPEQYGAQVDLFLMKENEVNTPYLIEGEDFNPDDTDGVWIANAFAEKRNLHVGDAFTIEYNGVTFTKTIRGLVESVEYEYRQADGDADMFLENITMAYMSYDAFPIREYMTHLIKQEKITAADIRKHADTYQTVLDKLDEYGMNVDDLSQDMLLTLVEKMSDEKLVKMMPYTQMIIQTTDGKALAHESAIAEAINHKYSAMIDRKSVPGLARLDSELEQHQTFSYAFMIIFVGIAILVIATSMKRMVDRQRTEIGTMNALGMKKRKILFHYLSFSLFISLLGVIVGILLGVFWACPWLIGLFETYYIVPGLHSIFHPIYLIVGVAIVAACVLADFLSCKKLLKIRPAEALRPAPPKQGKRCLFEHLPFWDKLSFQAQYNLRDVSRSKLRAFMSIVGTAVGMLLMLYGVGCNELVPQMEDLMFEKSTVSEYQVKLSADASKTEVDAMQQELGGELVMVDQIEVSKVKNPTTDEKKKQTITVLEGKGLYNILDVNNKITSVKPGTVSVSRKLSETMDIRVGDTIYWHLYSKNTWYEAKVGAIYRSSETQGIAFLREDYEKTGASYTPTLLMTDNKAAESKKTLAYVSGVNSKSEMKAAYEKGMEVMSIMIFAMIIFSAVLVVTVLYNSGSLSFNERIKEFATLKVLGMQSAKIRGMLSRQNFWLSIIGILLGAPLGNLTLNAMINSNGENYDYMLKVPAMDYILSGIFVLIISVLVSFLFAKRIKKLDMIEVLKGVE from the coding sequence ATGCTGTTTCGAAAGATGTTGCGGGAACTCAAATCGAACTTCGGTTCCTTCTTCTCTGTGTTTGTTCTTGCCGTCATCGCGATGATGATGTTTATCATGATGGAAGGACACGTTGTCTCCCAGAATGCCGCGCGGAGCAAATATCATGATGCCTGCAATCTATCGGATATCTGGATGTACGGCGAAGGATTTTCCAGTGAGGATTTGGAGACAGTCCGCAATCTGGATTTTGTAAAGCAGGCACAGCTTCGCATGCAGGTGACTGCGAGTGCGCCCGAGCAGTATGGGGCACAGGTGGATTTGTTCCTGATGAAAGAAAATGAAGTGAACACACCATATCTGATCGAAGGAGAGGATTTCAACCCGGACGATACGGATGGTGTCTGGATTGCGAATGCATTTGCCGAAAAACGGAATCTGCATGTTGGCGATGCATTTACGATCGAATACAATGGTGTGACATTTACAAAGACAATCCGCGGACTGGTCGAGTCCGTAGAATATGAATACAGACAGGCGGACGGAGATGCGGACATGTTTCTGGAGAACATCACGATGGCATATATGTCCTACGATGCGTTTCCAATCCGGGAGTATATGACACACCTGATCAAGCAGGAGAAGATTACGGCGGCGGATATCAGGAAGCACGCAGATACCTATCAGACAGTGCTCGATAAGCTGGACGAATATGGCATGAATGTGGATGATCTGTCGCAGGATATGCTTCTGACACTGGTTGAGAAGATGAGCGACGAGAAGCTTGTGAAGATGATGCCGTATACACAGATGATCATTCAGACGACCGATGGAAAGGCGCTGGCACATGAGAGTGCGATCGCGGAAGCCATCAACCACAAATATTCTGCGATGATCGACCGGAAATCCGTACCGGGGCTGGCACGACTTGACAGTGAGCTGGAGCAGCACCAGACATTTTCCTATGCGTTTATGATCATCTTTGTAGGAATTGCAATCCTTGTGATCGCAACCTCCATGAAACGTATGGTGGACAGACAGCGGACAGAGATCGGAACGATGAATGCGCTCGGTATGAAGAAGAGGAAGATTTTGTTTCATTACCTTAGCTTCAGCTTATTCATTTCTCTGCTTGGTGTGATCGTGGGAATCCTGTTGGGCGTATTCTGGGCATGCCCTTGGCTGATTGGTCTGTTTGAAACCTATTATATTGTGCCGGGGCTGCATTCCATCTTCCATCCGATCTATCTGATCGTCGGGGTTGCAATCGTTGCAGCGTGTGTACTGGCAGATTTTTTAAGCTGTAAGAAGCTTTTGAAGATCCGTCCGGCGGAGGCACTTCGTCCGGCACCGCCGAAGCAGGGAAAACGATGCCTGTTTGAACACCTGCCGTTTTGGGACAAATTGTCTTTTCAGGCACAGTACAATCTGCGGGACGTCTCACGTTCGAAGCTGCGTGCTTTCATGTCGATTGTTGGAACCGCGGTTGGTATGCTTTTGATGCTGTATGGTGTCGGCTGCAACGAGCTTGTGCCGCAGATGGAAGATTTGATGTTTGAGAAATCAACCGTCTCTGAATATCAGGTGAAGCTTTCGGCGGATGCCTCCAAGACGGAGGTGGATGCGATGCAGCAGGAACTTGGAGGGGAACTTGTCATGGTCGATCAGATCGAGGTATCGAAGGTGAAAAATCCGACGACAGACGAGAAGAAGAAACAGACCATTACCGTACTTGAGGGCAAAGGTCTGTACAATATCCTCGATGTGAACAATAAGATCACATCGGTGAAACCGGGGACGGTCAGTGTCAGCCGTAAGCTTTCAGAGACGATGGATATCCGGGTCGGTGACACGATTTACTGGCATCTGTACAGCAAGAATACATGGTATGAAGCGAAGGTTGGCGCCATCTACCGAAGCTCTGAGACGCAGGGAATCGCGTTTTTGAGAGAGGACTATGAGAAGACCGGAGCTTCCTATACACCGACCTTGCTTATGACGGACAACAAAGCCGCCGAGAGCAAAAAAACACTCGCTTATGTAAGCGGTGTGAACAGTAAATCGGAAATGAAAGCTGCCTATGAGAAGGGCATGGAAGTGATGAGTATTATGATTTTTGCCATGATCATATTCTCCGCCGTGCTGGTTGTAACGGTATTGTATAATTCCGGTTCGCTCTCCTTTAACGAGCGTATCAAGGAGTTTGCGACATTGAAGGTGCTTGGCATGCAGTCTGCGAAGATTCGCGGCATGCTTTCCAGACAGAACTTCTGGCTGTCAATCATCGGCATCCTGCTTGGCGCACCGCTCGGAAATCTGACATTAAATGCGATGATAAACAGCAACGGGGAAAACTACGACTACATGCTGAAGGTTCCGGCGATGGATTATATTTTATCCGGTATCTTTGTGCTGATCATCTCCGTTCTTGTCAGCTTCCTGTTCGCAAAGCGGATCAAGAAGCTTGACATGATCGAAGTATTAAAAGGGGTAGAGTAA